One genomic region from Spirosoma sp. KCTC 42546 encodes:
- a CDS encoding DUF4267 domain-containing protein — translation MKTEHVPAPWGWRSASYWMTLSIALAILLIGLRFMLAPQLSMDDFGIGPLTDSALTYGRIKGIRDIFSGLALLALGLTRMKKATAYVFTAAIIIPFTDCLLIYQQNGVDLPRLLVHGGTAVYMVIASFLLFRNSYKPTT, via the coding sequence ATGAAAACAGAACATGTACCGGCCCCCTGGGGCTGGCGGTCGGCATCCTATTGGATGACTCTGTCCATCGCACTGGCAATTCTCCTCATCGGTCTCCGGTTTATGTTGGCTCCCCAGCTTAGCATGGACGATTTTGGGATAGGACCCCTGACGGATTCAGCCCTTACCTACGGCCGCATAAAGGGGATACGCGATATTTTTTCGGGCCTAGCCCTGCTGGCTTTGGGGTTGACCCGGATGAAAAAAGCGACCGCGTACGTGTTTACGGCTGCCATCATCATCCCCTTTACCGACTGTTTGCTGATCTACCAACAGAACGGAGTGGACCTGCCCCGCTTGCTGGTCCATGGCGGTACGGCGGTTTACATGGTCATCGCCAGTTTTTTATTATTCAGAAATAGTTACAAACCAACGACCTGA
- a CDS encoding ester cyclase, with translation MDITQTKQLAINFIEEIWNQQQYAKLDDYLHPDYVDHSLPTPLAPNRTGLLKWIQATSQSFSHQTVIEDQVTEGDKTILKVKLLMTHIGLWRGIEATRAQVSTTGYRFYRLADDKIIEHWAAIDGTVLEAQLKHKASEGCKIPE, from the coding sequence ATGGACATAACTCAAACGAAGCAATTGGCAATCAACTTCATTGAAGAAATTTGGAATCAACAACAGTATGCTAAACTGGATGATTATCTTCATCCTGACTATGTTGACCACTCCCTACCAACGCCCCTAGCCCCCAACAGAACTGGCTTATTAAAGTGGATTCAAGCCACCAGTCAATCATTCTCGCATCAGACTGTTATCGAGGATCAAGTTACCGAAGGAGACAAGACAATTCTAAAAGTTAAACTGTTGATGACCCATATTGGGTTATGGCGTGGTATCGAAGCGACCAGGGCTCAGGTCAGCACTACAGGGTATCGATTCTACCGATTAGCCGATGACAAGATCATTGAACATTGGGCTGCCATTGACGGTACAGTGTTAGAGGCCCAATTGAAACATAAAGCAAGTGAAGGTTGCAAAATTCCGGAATAA
- a CDS encoding DUF2269 family protein yields MDSFILQQVLLVMHLSGLVLMAGTTVSEFVAFRWFVSLLKSQDKASVGLFRLLSRLGPILLAGGVLLVISGVGLMILTEGVYLQQFWLQVKLILILLLPLNGLLVGNPQMKWLRNNLFAEGSGLSLPIQPTLTKLTWFHTVQLLVFLAIIILAVFKFT; encoded by the coding sequence ATGGATTCATTCATTTTACAACAAGTGTTGCTGGTTATGCATCTTTCCGGCTTGGTGCTCATGGCCGGCACTACGGTTAGCGAGTTTGTGGCATTCCGCTGGTTTGTAAGTCTGTTAAAGTCGCAGGATAAAGCATCCGTTGGTCTATTTAGACTCCTGTCGAGACTGGGTCCGATCTTACTAGCCGGTGGGGTGTTATTGGTCATTTCCGGAGTTGGTCTGATGATATTAACCGAGGGCGTTTACTTGCAGCAGTTCTGGCTTCAAGTAAAACTTATATTAATCTTGCTGCTTCCCCTGAATGGCCTGCTCGTAGGCAACCCCCAGATGAAGTGGTTAAGAAACAACCTGTTTGCTGAAGGGAGTGGCCTAAGTTTGCCCATCCAACCCACCCTAACAAAACTGACTTGGTTTCACACGGTTCAACTGCTGGTGTTTCTAGCCATAATTATCCTGGCGGTCTTTAAATTTACTTAA
- a CDS encoding Crp/Fnr family transcriptional regulator, with protein MLDTLKKTTQLDGDAWLSFSNIVTHQQLMKGETLVQPGQICRHIFFLQTGLIRSFYLKEGDERNVAFSLENSFLTDLKSLRNQEPSELTIQALEPSLVLKMAKIDLINLYQRLIRLKL; from the coding sequence ATGCTTGACACTCTCAAAAAGACGACACAATTAGATGGAGATGCTTGGTTGTCATTCAGCAATATTGTGACTCACCAGCAATTGATGAAAGGCGAAACTCTAGTACAGCCTGGCCAAATTTGTAGGCATATATTCTTCCTGCAAACTGGACTTATACGGAGTTTTTATCTTAAAGAAGGGGATGAACGGAATGTAGCGTTTAGTCTTGAAAACTCGTTTCTAACGGACTTGAAAAGTTTGCGTAATCAGGAGCCAAGCGAACTAACTATCCAAGCACTTGAGCCCTCACTAGTGCTGAAAATGGCCAAAATAGACCTGATTAATCTGTATCAGCGTCTCATCAGATTGAAGCTTTAG